The Variovorax paradoxus DNA window AATAGATCAGCATCGGCAGCGACGGATCGGAGAGAAAGTAGAGCAGTGCCGAGAAGGCCAGCACGAAGCCGATCGGCACGCCCAGCACCAGCCCGCCAATGAAGCCGGCCGCCAGCAGCAGGCCGCTCGGGATGGCGTGCTGCGGCACCAGTGCGTTCCAGCCGAAGATCGCCGTCATCAGCAGCACGCACGCGGCCAGCGTGCCGAGCACCACGCGGCGCGGACCGTTGAGTGCATTGGCTAGGCCGAACAGCGTCATGAACAGGCTGCCGATCACCACCGGATAGACATAGAGCCATTGCGGCAGGCCGATGGACGTGGTCTGCTCGTAGGTGTCCACCAGCAGCAGCGTCGACGAGAGGAGCAGGCTCGCCGCCACCCCGGCGATGATCCAGTGGCTCACCTGCATCAGTGCGGGCTGCCAGTGCGCCGGCAGCAGGTGGCGGAACAGGTCGATGCCCACGTGCTGGCTGCGCGCGAGCACAGTGGCGGCGCCGAAGAACACCAGCACGATCATCAGCGCACGCGCGATCTCCTCGGCCCAGTCCACCGGGTCGTGCAGGAAGTAGCGGAACACGACCGAGAGAAAGACCACGACCACGTCGGTCGCGAGCACGACGGCCGACAGGATCTCGGTCCAGCGGTTCAGTGCGCGGAGCCACCCGCCCGAGACGGTGTCGTGGCGAAAGCCCAGCGAGGATGCAGCGACCGCGGTCATGGCCTCAGACCCGCGCCCCGTTGACCGCGGCAAAGAGCGGCGCCGTCGCGGGGTACTGCTTGGCGAAGTCCGCCCAGAGCCTGCTTTCCATCTCCTTGCGCACGGTCGCGCGTTCGGCCGCAGCCATCGGGAAGAAGGCCACGCCCTTGCGCTGCAGCTCCTCGATCGCGGCCTTGCCCTTGTCGCTCGCGATGGCGCGCTGCTGCGTGGTCGCATCGTTGACGGCCTTCAGGAAGGCCGGGCGCAGGCTGGCGGGAATCTTGTCCATGCCGCGCTTGCCGACTACCACCACCATCGGGCTGAACAGGTGCTCGGTGAGCCAGCAGGACTTGACCACTTCGTTGAGCTTGCTGGCCAGCACCGTGGCCGCATCGTGCTCGAAGCCGTCGACCACACCGGTCTGCGCCGCCATGTAGAGCTCGCCGAAGGGAATGGGCGTGGGGATCGCACCCATCAGCTTGAAGGTCTCGATGAAGGCCGGCGTGGGCAGCACGCGCAGCTTGACGCCCTTGATCTCGGCCAGCGACTTAACCGGCGCCTTGGTGTAGACGCTGCGCGCGCCGAAATGCGAAGCCCAGGTCAGGATGGAGCAGCCCGAGCGCTTCTGCAGCAGCTCGTTGAGCGTTGCTCCGGCCGGGCCTTCGAGCGCCTTGCCGGCGTGGGCGTAGCTGTCGAACAGGTAGCCCAGGTCGAGCATGCCGATCTCGGGCGAGATGGTGGCGAAGATGGAGGAGCCGGTCACCATCATGTCGACCGAACCGACCTTGACCTGCTGCACCACGTCGCTTTCCTTGCCCAGTTGGTTGTTGGGGAAATAGTCGATGCGGATGGCGTCGCCCACGGCCGCCTTGAGATTGGCCTGCATCCGCTGGCACCACACGTAGTGGGCGGCGTTGTCGTCCGCCAGCATCGAGGAGGAGAAGCGCAGCGCAATGGTCGATTGCGCGCGGACGAGGGCAGGAAATCCTGCAAGTGCGGCCAGCGATGCGGCGGCGCCCGCATGCACGAATTGGCGGCGTGGAATCGAAACCATGCTTGTCTCCAGTCTTGTGTCGAACAGATGCACAGGATCGAGGTGTATCGATTTACTGTACCGGTTTACTGTATCGATATACAAGCCGATTGAAGATGCGGGTTTTCCCGCGCTGGTGGACTTTGCATGCTGGGGAGATGGGCCTTGCCTGGCGCTGCGAAGGGGCGGCCGTCGACGCAGGCCCGATCAGGCGCGCCGCTTGAAGAGCGCCGACGCACCGCTGGCGTGCGCCACGTCCTCGGCTGTTGCAAGAAGGGCCGGCCCCAGTTCGAGCATGCGTTCTTCCGTCAGCCGAACCAGCGGCCCGGCGATGGTGATGACGCCGATCACCGCGCCGTTGCCGCTGCGCACCGGTGCGGCCATGGCCGTCATGGCGGGCGCGAACACCTCGTTGATCATCGCGAAGCCGCGCTTGCGCGCAGCGCGCAAGAACACCAGCAGTGCCTTGACGGTGGTCGGTGCCTTGGGGCCGAAGTCCTCGGGTTTGCCAAAGCCTTGCCGGGCGACCAGCTGCAGCGCCTGTTCGTCCGTCATCGTCGACAGCCAGGCGTGCCCGGCGGAGCTGCACGAGAGGTTGACCGACAGGCCCATGTCCGGGTCGTAGCGCAGGCCGCGCGTGGCGCCCTGCGCCTTGGCGACGAAGGTCAGCTCGTCGCCGTCGACCACCGCCAGCCGCACCAGTTCGCCCGCTTCGGCCGCGAGCCTGTCGAGCAGCGGTTGCGCCACGTCCACGATGCCGCTGTTGCTCAGGAAGCTCAGGCCGAGCGACACGAGCTTGATCGTGAGCATGTAGTCGCCGTGGCTCTGGTCCTGCCGCACGTAGCCGCAGCGGATCAGTTCGCTCAGCAGGCGATGGGTGGCGCTCAGGGGCATCTGCAGCTCGGCGGAGAGCGCGGAGAGCGCGCGGCCTTCGGGGTGGCCGGCCAGGTGCTCAAGGACCTTGAAGCTGCGTTCGAGTATGGCGGTCATGTCGTCCGGAGGATGGGGCAGGCACGACTCTAGCTCTTTTGCCAAGTGTTTTCACTAGTGGAAATGATTCTCCACTTTTCTCCTAAGATCGCGCCGGCATCACTTTGCTGGAGATCATCTTGAGAATGCTTCATCGCTCGCTGGCCGTCGCAGGCCTGGCCCTCGCACTGGCGGTTCCGGCGCTCGCGCAGGAGGCGCAGGACCGCGTCATTCGCTTCGGCCACCTCAACAATGCCGACCATCCGGTGAGCTTCGGCGTGAAGCGTTTTGCCGAGCTGCTGGCGGCCAAGAGCGGCGGCAGGATGAAGGTGCAGGAGTACCCGGCCTCGCAGCTGGGCAACGAGATGCAGCAGCAGTCGGCGCTCCAGGGCGGCGTGCAGCAGATGTCGGCGCCGGCCACCACCTCGCTGGCGGGCATCGTGAAGGAGTTCGGGCTCGTCGACTTTCCGTTCGCGGTCGGCAACTTCGCGCAGGCCGATGCGCTGCTCGACGGCCCGCTGGGGCAGGCGCTGATCGCCAAGCTTCCGGAGAAGGGCCTGATCGCGCTGGGCTACTGGGACCTCGGGTTCCGCAACGTCACCAACAGCAAGCGCCCGATCGCCCGGGCCGAAGACCTGGAGGGCCTGAAGATCCGCGTCATTCCCAACCCGGTGTTCCTGGAGACCTTCAAGGCCTTCAAGGCCAACCCGGTGCCGATGCCCTTCGCGGAGCTCTATGGCGCGCTCGAGTCGAAGGCGGTGGACGGGCAGGAGAACCCGTACTCGGTGATTCTTTCGAACAAGTTCTTCGAAGTGCAGAAGTTCGTGAGCGCCACCAACCACGTGTACGCGGCCAACATCGTGCTGGTCAGCAAGAAGTTCTGGGATTCGCTCACTCCCGCGGAGCAGAAGATGATGCGCGAGGCCGCCGACGAGGCCCGCGGCTATCAGCGCCAGGTGAGCCGCGCGGCCGCGCAGAGGGCCGTGGGCGAGCTCCAGGCCAAGGGCGCGCAGTTCAACGAGCTTGCGCCGGCCGAGCAGGCCCGCATGCGGCAGATCGCGAAACCGGTCGTCGAGCGCTTTTCCGCCAGCTACGACTCCGCCATGGTCAAGCTCTACGGCGACGAACTGGCGCGCATCCGCAAATAGACACCAGCCACAAAAGCTTTTCTTCCATGAAAATCCTCGTCCTGCACGGCCCCAACCTCAACCTGTTCGGCCGCCGCGAACCCCACATCTACGGCACCACCACGCTGGCCGAGATCAACGCGCAGCTGCACAAGCTCGCAAGCGAAATTGGCGCAACGCTCGAAACGATCCAGTCGAACCATGAAGGCGAGCTGGTCGATTTCCTGCACGCGCACATCGACGACGCGCAAGGGGCGCTGATCAATCCGGCCGGCCTCACGCAGCACGGCGTTTCGCTGCACGATGCGATCAAGGCCATGCCGTTTCCGACCATCGAGGTGCACATGTCGAACATCGCCGCGCGCGAAGCCTGGCGCGCGCACTCGATCATCTCGCCGGCCGTCAGGGGCACGATCCAGGGCCTGGGCCCGCAGTCGTATCTGGCCGCGCTGCGCGCACTGGTCGAAATGCAGAACACGTCGCTGGCGGGGACCTGAAGGAACGACGACAAATGAGCCGGCCCCCCGAGGTGCCGCCGACCGGCGGCGACCGCGCGGTCAGGTCACGCTCATGGCCAGCGGCGTGGTCTGGAACGCCAACTGGCGCCAGCGGCCTTCGTGCTGGGTCCAGACCTGCATCACGCGCGAGTCGATGCGCACGGTGCCGCTGCCGTCCTTGCGCACGGCCACGAGCAGCTGCCGGCCGGTCATGAGCGCGGTGCGGCTCAGCACCCGGACTTTCAGTTCCGAGCGGTCGATCTGCCGGTAGTCGACATGCGTGCCGCCCGAGCGGAAGTAGCTTTCGTAGTCGTCGATCTGGCCCTTGGCATGAACATGCGTGAGCGCGGGATGGAGGATCTCGCGCAGCCGCGCGAAATCGGCTCGCTTCATGGCGTCGCATCGCTGCGCCTCGAGATCGAGCAACAGCGCCTCGGTGCCGGCAGGCGCGGGGGTGGTGGAAGCTTCGGTCATGTCGGTTCCTGGAGCGTGGTGGCGGTGTGTTTCAGCGCAGTGCCGAGATCCCCGCAGGCGCGCTGCATCAGGATCGCCGCTTCCCCGAGGCTGCGTGCCACGCCGTAGACCAGATGATCCGGCCGCACAAGCGCGGCTTCGCACTGGTGGCGCTCGAACCATGCGGCAAGGATGCCGTCGGCTTCGGCCAGCGTTGCCATGCCGGGCGCCGCCGCCGCAGCATCGATGCACAGCACCTGTGCCTGGAGGGCGGCTACCGGCTCGCGCATGGCCCGCAGCGCGGCTGGATCGGGCGCACGGCGCAACACCAGCAGGAAGCCGTGCGGCAGCAGGTCGTCCATCATCTGCGGCGCGGCGCCGGGTTCGATGCATCCCATGGCCTGGGGAAAGGGCGTGCCCGCGGGCAACTCGTCGCGATCGATCAAGCCGTGGTGCACGCCGGGCAGCAGGCTCTGGCGCAGCTGCATGCGCACCTCTCCGCCTTGCTGTTCGCGCAGGCGGCGGTCGCGTTCGGCGGCGCGCACCGGGTCGCGTTCGCAGATGATCTGGCCCAGGCGCTTGACCGTCGCCGTCACGTCCTCGACCTGTGGCCCGCGCTCGTCGCCGTAGCTGTCCAGCAGGCGCTCGGGCGCGCGTTCCTCGAGCACCCATTGAAGCTTCCACGCGAGGTTGACGGCATCGCGCAAACCCTGGCACATGCCTTGCGCCAGGAAGGGCGGCATCTGGTGCGCGCTGTCGCCCGCGAGCAGCACGCGGCCCTGGCGCCACTGCTCGAGGACCACCGCGTGAAAGCGATAGGTGGCCGCGCGCCAGATGCGCGCGTCCGCGGGCGTGAGCCAGGGGGCGAGCAGCTTCCAGATGGACGCGTGCGGCATTTCGCGCTGTTCGGCCTCATCGGCCAGCAGCAGGAATTCCCAGCGCCGATGAGTACCCGGACCGACGACGTAGGTGCAGGGCCGCGACGGGTGGCAGTACTGGACATTGGTGGCGGGCAGCCGGTCGAGCTTGTCCTCGTCCACGTGCATGTCGACCACGATCCAGGGCTCGTCGAACTCGAGGCTCTTGAGCTTCAGCCCCATCTGCCTGCGCGTGGGGCTGGTGCCGCCATCGCAGCCGACGACATAGCGCGCGCGCAGCTGCACTTCGGCGCCGTCGGGCCGGCGAACGCCCACGAGCGCATGGCCCGGCGACTGGCTCAGCTGCAGCACCTCGTGCCCGAGATGGACCGACACGCCGGGGAGCTGGCCGACGGCCTCGCGCAGCGAGGCTTCCAGCGCCGGCTGGTTGAAGGTGTACGACGGCGCCCACGCCAGCGGATACGGCGCAGGCCCCATGTCGAAGTGCTGGATGGGTTCGCCGTCGCTTCCCTGGTAGATCGTCGGACGGTAGGGCGCCATGTGCGGCGCCAGCCCGCCGGCGATGCCGATTTCCTGGAACACGCGCAGCGCCTCGTGGTCGAGCGCGAAGGCGCGCGGCAGCGGGTAGATCTGCTGAGACTTGTCGAAGACCGCGACGCGCAGGCCGCGTTGGCCGAGCAGTGCGGCAAGCGTCGCGCCGACGGGGCCGAAGCCGATGACCGCCACGTCGACGGGTTCCGGGTTCTGTTGGAGCATGGGCTGTATCGAATGCATGAATTTAAAGATTGTGCATAAAACGTTATTCCGTGCGCAAAGGGTTATCACTGATGGCGCCGTGCCGCGGGGTCGAAAAGAATGCATAAAACGAGCTTTGTGCATCTACACACCCATCAGCAAGGAGACACCATGACGACGATGAAAGCCGCCCGACTGCACAAGGTCGGCGCCCCGATGGAGGTCGAGCAACTGCCGATTCCGCAGCCCGCTGCCAACGACGTGCAGGTGAGGGTGCGTGCCTGCGGCATCGTGCCCAACCTGGGCAACATCCTGGCCAACTGGACGACCTGGTTTCCGGAACTGCCGCTGCCGCCGCTGCCTGCGGTCTTCGGGCTGGACCCGGCCGGCGAGGTGACGGCGGTCGGCTCCCACGTGCACACGTGGAAGCCGGGCGATCGCGTCTACGTGAATCCCAGTCTCTACTGCGGCGGCTGCCGCGCCTGCCGCAACGGCGACCTCGTCAACTGCACGCACTACGCGTTCAGCGGCTACTTCGGCTTCTCGCAGAACTCGCTCAAGCTCTACAAGAACTACCCGTACGGCGGCCTGTGCGAATACATGATTGCCCCGCAGTACGCGCTGGTGAAGCTGCCCGACAACGTGAGCTTCAACCAGGCGGCGCGCTTCGGCTACCTGGGCACGATGTACTCGGCGATGCGCAAGGCGCAGGTCGGCCCCGGCCGGAGTGTGCTGATCAACGGCATCAGCGGCACGCTCGGTATCGGTGGTGCGCTTTTCGGCCTGGCCATGGGTGCCACGCGCATCCTCGGCACCGGGCGCAACCGGGAATTGCTGGCGCGCGTCAAGGCGCTCGCGCCCGATCGCATCGAGGTCTTTTCCAATGCCGACGGCGAGGCGATCGACGCCTGGGCCAAGGCGCGCACGGACGGGCTGGGTGTCGACACCTTCATCGACGCGCTGGGCCCCGGCGCGCCGCACGAGGCCTTCCAGCAGGGCGTGCGCGCCCTGAAGCGCGGCGGGCGCGCCTTCAACGTCGGCGCCATCGCAGGCATGGTGGGCATGGACCTGCACACCATGATGGACGAGCAGCAGAGCATCGAGGGCTCGGCCTGGTTCACCGCCGGCGAGGGACAGGACATGGCCGACATGGCAGAGGCCGGCACGCTCGACCTTTCGGTGTTCGAGCACGTGTGCTATCCGCTGGACCGCGTCAACGAAGCGATCTCGGGCATCGCGAGCCGCAACGGCGGCTTCAGCAACTTCGTCATCAATCCCTGAAAGCGCGCCATGAAGATCAGACGCGTGGTGGCAGGCACGGGCGCCGACGGCAAGGCGAAATTTCTTTCGGACGGCGCGGCGCCGCGCAGCGTCGAGTTCACGACCGTGCCCGGCTTTGCCGCGGCGCTGCTGTGGGCCACGGAGTCCACCGACACCGTGGGTGCCGGCGCTGCGGTCGACCGCACGGGCGAGGCGGGCTTCGCGCCTGCCAGCGGCGGGACTCGGCTCATGATGGTCACATTCCCGCCCGATGCGGTGATGATGCGCGCCGACTTCGACGCGGCCGCCTTCGGCGCCGAGTTCGGCCGCCTGGTCCCCGGCCTGGCCGAGACCTTCGAGCCCGATCACCCCGGCATGCACACCACCGACAGCATCGACTACGACATCGTGCTCGACGGGGAGATCACGCTCGAACTCGACGACGGTGCGCAGGTGCTGCTTCGCCAGCATGACGTTGCCGTGCAGCACGGCAACCGGCATGCATGGCGCAACCTCGGCGACAAGCCCGCGACCATGCTGTTCGTGCTGCTGGGCGCCAGGCGCGCCGGCTGAGCCGGGATCGAGTCCATGGTGCCGATGCTTTCTTCAACCCTGGCCCGCCGAGCGCGACGCGGCATTGTCCAGCCATGCAATTTCCTGCAGCAGGTCGGCGAGCGCCACGCGCAGGAAGTCGAGCGTGGATCCGTCGACGAGCCGGCCATCGCGGATCCGCGTGCCGACGTTCGCGATGGCGACGTGCTGCCGGACCACGGGCCGCGCCAGCGTGGCGGCCAGCGCGTCGCGGATCTGCGCCTGTGCGCGCACCCCGCCCGCGGTGCCCGGCGAGGCGGTCGCGATCAGGACCGGCTTGCCCTTGAGCGGGGAAGCGAAGCCGGGCCGCGAGGCCCAGTCGATGGCATTCTTCAGCACGCCGGGCATCCCGTAGTTGTATTCCGGCGAGCACAGGACCAGGCCATCGGCCTGCGCAATGGCGGTCTTCAGCCGCGCTACGGCCGCGGGCGGCGCATCGCCATCGAGGTCGGCGTTGTAGAGCGGAATGTCGTCCAGGGGAAAGAGCTCGATGGATGCCGTCTCGGGCAGCAGCGGCTGCAGGCTGCGAAGCACCGCGGTGCAATGGGATTCGCGCCGGATGCTTCCGGAAATGCCGAGCAGGCGGATGCCGTGGGTCGAAGTGCCGTGTGTTGTCATGTGGATGTCCGTGTTCAGGAAAGCAGAGTTTATGCATAAAATACATTCCATGCACAAACAAGAAATCTCCCCCGCCTACGAGCCGCCGCTGGTCGAGCAGGCCTTCAGCCGCTTGCGGCAGGACGTCCTGGCCGGCACCTTCGAAGCCGGCGCCAAGCTCAAGCTCGACGAACTCCAGTCCGCCTACGGCTATTCGAGCAGTCCGCTGCGCGAGGCGCTGAGCCGGCTGGCGCAGGAAGGGCTCGTTCGCGCCGACGAGCGCCGCGGTTTTCGCGTGGCGCCGATCTCCGAAGACGACCTGGCCGACATCACGCGCATGCGGGTGATGCTCGACGTGCCGGCGCTGCGCGAAGCCATTGCCCACGGCGACGACGCCTGGGAGGCCGACATCCTGGCCGCGTACCACCGGCTGGAAAAGGTCGAGTCCCGCCTGAGCGACGGGCCGGTCATTCTCGACAACGACTGGTCGCAGCTGCATCGCGCCTTCCACCTCGCGCTGCTGGCCGCCTGCCCCTCGCTGCGCCAGCGCGTCTGGGGCGCGAGCCTGTTCGACCAGGCCGAGCGCTACCGGCGGTTTTCCGCGCGCCACAGGAAGACCGCGCGCCGCAAGTCGAACGAGCACAAGAAGATCATGGACGCCACCTTGCGCCGCGACACGGACACGGCCTGCGCCCTGCTCGAGGAGCACATCCTGAGCACGCAGCGCAACGTGATCGCCGCGCTCAAGGCGGCCCAGGCCGCGCAATCGTAGGGGCGCGAGACCCCGTCACTGGAGACAGACAGCATGCTCAAGGTCGCCCGACCCACGCCATCGCATTTCGGCATCTTCGTCACCGACCTGGAGCGGATGGTGGCCTTCTACACCGAGACCTTCGACCTCACGATCACCGACCGCGGCGAAGGCCGCACCTTCAGGAACCAGCTGGTGTTCACCAGCGCCAGCCCGGACCAGCATCACCAGCTGGTGCTGGCCTCGGGCCGGCCGGCGGAGGCGACGTTCAGTACCGTGATGCAGATCTCCTTCGTGGTGCCGAGCATTCAGCACCTGCGCGACATTTCCGCGCGCGCCGAGGCCAGGGGCGCCACCAGCATCCGCGGCCTGAACCATGGCAACGCGCTCTCGGTCTACATGCTGGACCCGGAAGGCAACACGGTGGAGATCTATGTCGACACGCCGTTCTACATCGCGCAGCCGCATGGCGATCCGCTCGACCTGTCGAAGGACGACGAGACGCTCATGCGCGAGACCGAAGCCGCGTGCCGCCGGGACCCGACCTTCATGCCGCTCGCGCAGTGGCAGGCGCAGTTCGAGTCGCGTGCACCGACGGCGCCTGCCGCCTGACGCGCCCGCCTTTTCCCAATCCCCGCATTTCAACCGGAGTTCCCATGAAGCTTTTGTCATTTGTCCATCAAGGCCGTGAAACCTGGGGCGCAGTCGTCGGCGACGGCGTCGTCGATCTCGGCAAGGCGCGCCCCCAGCATGCGGGCCTGGTCGACTACATCGCCTCGGGCGAGTACCTGCAGGCGGCGCAGCATGTCGAAGGATTGCCCATCGCGGCCAAGCTGGCCGACATCACCTTCCTGCCGGTGATCCCGCGCTCCGAGAAGATCGTGTGCGCGGTGCGCAACTACATGGACCATCACCAGGAGGTGCTGGCCGCCGGCATGCAGCGCGAACTGTCGGAGCAGCCGCCGATCTTCCTGCGCGTGTGGCGTTCGCAGTGCGCGCACAACCAGCCGATCGTGCGGCCGCACGTGTCGGAATCGCTCGACTGGGAAGGCGAGCTCGCCGTCATCATCGGCAAGGGCGGACGCAACATCGCCGAGGCGGATGCCTTCGACCATGTGGCGGGCTACTCCTGCTACAACGACGGCAGCGTGCGCGAGTGGCAGTTCCATGCCAAGCAGATCGCCTCGGGCAAGAACTTCGAATCGACCGGCGGCTTCGGCCCCTGGATGGTGACGGCCGACGAGATCGCGCCGGGCCGCGCGCTCAAGCTCGAGACCCGGCTCAACGGCGAAGTGGTGCAGAGCAGCCACACGGGCCACATGATCTTCAGCATTCCGAAGCTCATCAGCTACGCGTCGACCATCTTCACGCTCACGCCCGGCGACGTCATCGCCACCGGCACGCCGGCCGGCGTGGGCTGGAGCAAGAAGCCGCCGCGCTTCATGAAGCCGGGCGACGTGTGCGAGGTCGAGATCGAAGGCATCGGCGTGCTGCGCAACCCGATCGTGCAGCAGGACTGAAGCCCAAAGGCCCAGCGCCCGGACCGCGGCGGCACAAGCCGCGGCCTTCATTCCACAACATTGGAGACAAACCATGTGGCACAGACGATTGCTCGTCGCCGCAGGCCTGACCCTGGCCTGCGCGGCACCCCTTCACGGCCTGGCCCAGGGCTTCCCGGACAAGCCGATCAAGATCTACCAGGGCTTTGCGGCCGGCGGCAACGCCGACACCATTGCGCGGGTGGTCAGCACGGAAATGGCCAAGGGACTGGGGCAGCCCTTCGTGGTCGAGGCCCAGACCGGCGCGGGGGGCACCATCGCCGCGTCAACGGTGGCGCGCGCCAAGCCCGACGGCTACACGCTGCTGCTGGCCACCGGCGGCCATGCGGTGGCCGGCGCGCTCTACAACAAGCTCGCCTACCAGACGGTGTCGGACTTCCAGATGGTCTCGACCATCACCTACTTTCCGTTCCTGCTGGTGGTGCGGGCCGATTCGCCCTATCGCGGATTGGCCGAGATGCTTGCGGCGGCGCGGGCCGATGCGCGCGGCGTGTCGTACGGGTCGGCGGGCATCGGCTCCACCCACCATCTTGCCGGCGAGCTGCTGGTGAAGAGCGCCAACGTCGAGATGCTGCACATTCCCTACCGCGGCGATGCGGCCTCGGTCGCGGCGCTGCTCGGCGGCGAGGTGCCGATGATCATCGCGCCGCCCACGGCCGTGCTGGCCCACATCAAGGCCGGCAAGCTCAGGGCGCTGGCCACCACCGGCGCGCAGCGCTGGAGCGTGATGCCCGAGCTGCCGACGGTGGCCGAGCAGGGCGTGCCGGGCTACGACGTGCGCTCCTGGGCCGGCTTCATGGCGCCCGCGGGCACGCCGCGCCCGGTGGTCGACCGCCTGCGTGCCGAGACGCTCAAGGCGCTGCAGGCGCCGGGCGTGCGCGTGCGGCTCGAAGAGATGGGCGGCGAAGCGCGCGGCAGCACGCCCGAAGAAATGACCACCATGGTGGCCGCCGAACTCAAGCGGTGGACCACCGTGGTGAACGATGCACACATACCCAAGCAATGAGGACCCTTCCATGTCCCTGATCGACATCCGCAAGCGCAGTCTTTCCATCGAAACCATCTACCACGAGGGCGGTCCGCCGGCCGCGACGCCGCTCAGGCTGGCGGCCGCCTGCGCGGTCATCCACAACCCCTATGCAGGCCGCTACGAGCCGGACCTGATGCCCTTCATGGCCGAGCTGCGATCGCTCGGCACGCTGCTGGCCAACGAGCTGGTCGAGGTGCTGGGCCGGGACAAGGTCGAGGTCTACAGCAAGGCCGCGATCGTGGGCGTGAACGGAGAGCTGGAGCACGGCGCCGTCTGGCACGAAGCCGGGGGCTGGGCCATGCGCCACGTGCTCGGCGAGCCGAAGGCGATCGTGCCCTCGGCCAAGGCGGTGGCCGCCACGGGCTACCGGCTCATGGTGCCGCTGCACTACATCCACGCCGCGTACGTGCGCAGCCATTACAACTCGATAGAGGTCGGCATCCAGGATGCGCCGCGGCCGAACGAGATCCTGTTCGCGCTGGTGATGGGCACGGGAGGGCGGGTGCACGCCCGCCTGGGCGGCCTCGCCAAGGAGCAGGTGGCCGTGCACGACGGGCAGCGCTGATGCACACCACCATGCAGGCGATCCAGCTCCAGGCACCCGGCGGCCCCGAGGTTCTGCAACTCGTGGAGCTTCCGCTGCCGCAGCCGCAGGCGGGCGAAGTGCGCGTCAAGGCCATGGCCATCGGCGCGGGCGGGCCCGACGTGCTGATCCGCAATGGCACCTACAAGTGGATGCCGCCGATGCCGGCGATTCCCGGCAACGAGATGGCCGGCATCGTCGATGCCGTCGGGCCTGGTGTCACCGCCCTGCACGTCGGCCAGCGCGTGTTCGTGAGCGCGCGTGAGCTCAAGCAGCGCGGCGGCTGCTACGCCGAAGCCATCTGCGTGCCCGAGGCCGCGCCCTTCGTTCTTCCCGATGCGATCCCCTTCGAGGATGCCGTGAGCCTCGGCAACTTCCAG harbors:
- a CDS encoding NADPH-dependent FMN reductase, with translation MTTHGTSTHGIRLLGISGSIRRESHCTAVLRSLQPLLPETASIELFPLDDIPLYNADLDGDAPPAAVARLKTAIAQADGLVLCSPEYNYGMPGVLKNAIDWASRPGFASPLKGKPVLIATASPGTAGGVRAQAQIRDALAATLARPVVRQHVAIANVGTRIRDGRLVDGSTLDFLRVALADLLQEIAWLDNAASRSAGQG
- a CDS encoding fumarylacetoacetate hydrolase family protein produces the protein MKLLSFVHQGRETWGAVVGDGVVDLGKARPQHAGLVDYIASGEYLQAAQHVEGLPIAAKLADITFLPVIPRSEKIVCAVRNYMDHHQEVLAAGMQRELSEQPPIFLRVWRSQCAHNQPIVRPHVSESLDWEGELAVIIGKGGRNIAEADAFDHVAGYSCYNDGSVREWQFHAKQIASGKNFESTGGFGPWMVTADEIAPGRALKLETRLNGEVVQSSHTGHMIFSIPKLISYASTIFTLTPGDVIATGTPAGVGWSKKPPRFMKPGDVCEVEIEGIGVLRNPIVQQD
- a CDS encoding FCD domain-containing protein — translated: MHKIHSMHKQEISPAYEPPLVEQAFSRLRQDVLAGTFEAGAKLKLDELQSAYGYSSSPLREALSRLAQEGLVRADERRGFRVAPISEDDLADITRMRVMLDVPALREAIAHGDDAWEADILAAYHRLEKVESRLSDGPVILDNDWSQLHRAFHLALLAACPSLRQRVWGASLFDQAERYRRFSARHRKTARRKSNEHKKIMDATLRRDTDTACALLEEHILSTQRNVIAALKAAQAAQS
- a CDS encoding tripartite tricarboxylate transporter substrate binding protein, translated to MWHRRLLVAAGLTLACAAPLHGLAQGFPDKPIKIYQGFAAGGNADTIARVVSTEMAKGLGQPFVVEAQTGAGGTIAASTVARAKPDGYTLLLATGGHAVAGALYNKLAYQTVSDFQMVSTITYFPFLLVVRADSPYRGLAEMLAAARADARGVSYGSAGIGSTHHLAGELLVKSANVEMLHIPYRGDAASVAALLGGEVPMIIAPPTAVLAHIKAGKLRALATTGAQRWSVMPELPTVAEQGVPGYDVRSWAGFMAPAGTPRPVVDRLRAETLKALQAPGVRVRLEEMGGEARGSTPEEMTTMVAAELKRWTTVVNDAHIPKQ
- a CDS encoding VOC family protein; translation: MLKVARPTPSHFGIFVTDLERMVAFYTETFDLTITDRGEGRTFRNQLVFTSASPDQHHQLVLASGRPAEATFSTVMQISFVVPSIQHLRDISARAEARGATSIRGLNHGNALSVYMLDPEGNTVEIYVDTPFYIAQPHGDPLDLSKDDETLMRETEAACRRDPTFMPLAQWQAQFESRAPTAPAA
- a CDS encoding amino acid synthesis family protein, which encodes MSLIDIRKRSLSIETIYHEGGPPAATPLRLAAACAVIHNPYAGRYEPDLMPFMAELRSLGTLLANELVEVLGRDKVEVYSKAAIVGVNGELEHGAVWHEAGGWAMRHVLGEPKAIVPSAKAVAATGYRLMVPLHYIHAAYVRSHYNSIEVGIQDAPRPNEILFALVMGTGGRVHARLGGLAKEQVAVHDGQR